A single genomic interval of Halobacillus halophilus DSM 2266 harbors:
- a CDS encoding L-lactate dehydrogenase, producing MERVNRVALIGTGAVGSSYAFALLNQGVADELVLIDLNKEKSEGDAMDLNHGLAFAPSNKKIWFGNYEDCSSADIVVITAGANQKPGETRLDLVEKNTSIFKSIVESVMTSGFDGIFLVATNPVDILTYMTWQFSGLPVHRVIGSGTILDTARLRFQLSEYFEVDSKNIHAYIMGEHGDSELPVWSHANVAGRSIFDRIHDHPEKYDVEDLDSIFAQVRDAAYHIIERKGATHYGIAMGLVRLTRAILHNENAVLTISGYLQGEYGEEDLYIGVPAIINRKGIKEIIQLNLDPEEKQKFSRSASILKESMEPVLNKYKDA from the coding sequence ATGGAGCGAGTAAACCGAGTTGCCTTGATAGGTACAGGTGCCGTAGGGTCTAGTTATGCATTCGCCTTATTGAATCAAGGTGTTGCAGACGAATTAGTACTTATTGATTTAAATAAGGAGAAGTCTGAAGGAGATGCCATGGATTTAAATCATGGATTAGCTTTTGCGCCTTCCAATAAGAAAATCTGGTTTGGTAATTATGAGGACTGCAGTTCTGCTGATATCGTGGTCATTACGGCCGGAGCTAATCAAAAGCCTGGTGAAACTCGTTTAGATCTTGTCGAAAAAAACACATCCATCTTTAAATCCATTGTTGAATCCGTCATGACCAGCGGGTTTGATGGTATTTTCTTAGTTGCTACAAATCCAGTGGACATTCTAACTTATATGACTTGGCAGTTTTCAGGTCTCCCAGTCCATCGAGTGATCGGTTCAGGAACAATATTGGATACCGCTAGACTGAGATTTCAATTAAGCGAGTACTTTGAAGTGGACTCGAAAAATATTCATGCTTACATTATGGGAGAGCACGGAGATTCTGAACTACCCGTTTGGAGCCATGCTAATGTAGCGGGGCGCTCTATATTTGATCGCATACATGACCATCCTGAAAAATATGATGTAGAGGATCTCGACTCCATCTTTGCACAAGTAAGAGATGCTGCCTATCATATTATTGAGCGTAAAGGGGCTACTCACTACGGGATAGCTATGGGACTCGTTCGCCTCACTCGTGCCATACTGCACAATGAGAATGCTGTATTAACGATTTCAGGTTATCTACAAGGAGAGTATGGAGAAGAGGATTTGTATATAGGTGTACCGGCTATTATTAATAGGAAAGGCATAAAGGAAATAATTCAGTTAAACCTTGATCCTGAAGAGAAGCAAAAATTCAGCCGTTCCGCATCTATCTTGAAGGA
- the rpmG gene encoding 50S ribosomal protein L33 — MRVNITLACTETGDRNYITTKNKRKNPERLELSKYSPRLGKHTLHRETK; from the coding sequence ATGCGTGTAAACATTACACTTGCTTGTACTGAAACAGGTGACCGTAATTATATTACTACAAAAAACAAACGTAAAAACCCTGAGCGTTTGGAACTAAGTAAATATAGTCCTCGTCTAGGTAAACACACCTTGCACCGTGAGACTAAATAA
- a CDS encoding 5-formyltetrahydrofolate cyclo-ligase, translated as MDKKECRRIGKQTLNNLSRDNKNSIQKALYQHLFKSDLWKNAKMIGMTISQEHEWSTYPIIDQGWKEHKQVVVPKCIPKTREMDFYKLEDYGQLETVYFGLKEPDPAAAVKVKKEEIHLLLVPGLLFDNYGYRIGYGGGYYDRFLEEFDGETIMIASEAQKVSSLPIEKFDQRVDHILTESGLFNTRQP; from the coding sequence ATGGATAAAAAAGAGTGTAGAAGAATAGGTAAGCAAACATTGAATAACCTTTCCAGGGATAATAAAAATTCGATTCAAAAGGCCCTATATCAGCACTTGTTCAAAAGTGATCTATGGAAAAATGCGAAAATGATAGGAATGACTATATCTCAGGAACATGAATGGTCTACATATCCTATTATTGATCAAGGGTGGAAGGAGCATAAGCAGGTAGTTGTGCCAAAATGTATTCCTAAGACTAGAGAGATGGATTTTTATAAACTGGAAGATTATGGTCAGTTAGAAACCGTTTATTTTGGATTGAAAGAACCAGATCCTGCTGCTGCAGTGAAGGTAAAAAAGGAAGAGATTCATTTACTTTTAGTCCCTGGACTGCTTTTTGATAACTATGGCTACAGAATAGGTTATGGTGGTGGGTATTATGATAGGTTTTTAGAGGAATTTGATGGAGAGACGATCATGATCGCTTCAGAGGCACAGAAGGTCTCTTCTCTGCCAATAGAGAAGTTTGACCAGAGAGTGGATCATATCCTTACGGAAAGCGGGTTATTTAATACCAGACAGCCTTAA